The DNA sequence GATGGCGAACAGTCGCGCGAGCGATTACTGTACGCCGCGCTGAATCTGTTCGCGCTGAATGGCTTCAGTAAGACCTCTACACGCGACATCGCTAAGGCGGCCAATAGCAACATTGCCGCCATCAGCTACTATTTCGGCGACAAGGCCGGGCTATATCGCGCTGTATTTCTCGAACCGCTGGGCTCGCCGACCCACGACATGGCGTTGTATGCCAACACTAAACTCACACTGAACCAAGCCTTGCGCGGGTTCTACACTGACTTCCTGGAACCGCTCAAACAGGGTGACGTGGCACGTCAGTGCGTGAAACTGCACTTCCGCGAAATGCTCGAACCCACCGGCCTGTGGGAAGAGAAAATAGACCACGGCATCAAGCCGATACACGACGTGCTGGTAAAAGTGCTGTGCCGTCACTTCGGGCGTAAACGCGCCGACGACGACCTGCTGCGGCTGGCGGTGTGTATCGCAGGTTTGGGTGTGCACCTACATGTGGGGCGCGACGTGATAGACGTACTGGCGCCGACACTCAATGCCGATCCCAAGGCGCTGGATCTGTGGATGGGACGCCTGGTGATGTACGCGGAAGCCATGGTCGCCGCCGAGATGCAGCGGCGTAAGTTACTCAGGAGTCATAAAACAAGGCTACAACGTTATAATGTGACTCCTGAGTAAAAACCCTGTTTACTCTACCCCCACCCTGTCCCGCCCCCTCAATAG is a window from the Gammaproteobacteria bacterium genome containing:
- a CDS encoding CerR family C-terminal domain-containing protein; its protein translation is MLRCEPSRSSPTKYIKRLIYFFSCSTVVVVKSPRLPARATPESRPRTARSDGEQSRERLLYAALNLFALNGFSKTSTRDIAKAANSNIAAISYYFGDKAGLYRAVFLEPLGSPTHDMALYANTKLTLNQALRGFYTDFLEPLKQGDVARQCVKLHFREMLEPTGLWEEKIDHGIKPIHDVLVKVLCRHFGRKRADDDLLRLAVCIAGLGVHLHVGRDVIDVLAPTLNADPKALDLWMGRLVMYAEAMVAAEMQRRKLLRSHKTRLQRYNVTPE